The following nucleotide sequence is from Carboxydothermus pertinax.
TCCAGCCGCGCCCAATCCCGGTCCCCCGATAAAAGCTGTCAAGAGCACTAAAAAACGTATTAAAGTGCCTTTGACCTCAAGGGGGCCTAAAAAAAGCTTGGGAAAACCAATTAACGCCGTACCTATCACAAACAATACCGGTAAAAACTCTTCTCCCGCTCCAATTCTTCCCGGACCACCTTTTAAAACTGGAAAAGCCCAGAAAAATATGACACTTAAAACTCCAGCAAAGGACGCCTCAAGGCCGATTTTAACAAAATCCAGAGGAGTTCCGGAAAAGCTTTTGTCAAAATACACTCCAAAGAAGGCTATGACCAAAAACACCAGCAGCGGTAAAACAAGAGCCTTTTTTTTAAAGTTTAAGTTCTTAAGGAGAAATCCTCCTAAGGTAAACAAAACCACATACTGGGAAAATTTAAACATAAAAAGCCCTTCGGATAAAACCATCAACTGCCCTAGGAACACAAACATTGACACCAAGAGCGACTCACCTATACCTAAATACGCCACCGCCGCCCCCAAAAACGCTGGCCCAAAAGGATACAAATCACCCACCAAAGACGCTCGGCCCAAAGAAAAAGCTAATAACATAACCACCAGATCTCGAAGGCTGATATTTACTTTAAGCTTGGGGCCAGGCTTTTTTATGTCATGAAACTTTATATTTATTTTTTTTCGCTTAAAGGGATAAATTTTAGTTTCCAAAAAAAATCCTCCTTTTTCAAGGCTCCTAGATAATTATAGCCTTTCAAGGAGGAAATTTTTGTCAATTTAAAGTTTTTAGACCTTATTTTCTTTCGACACCATCATTTCCCTGAGCCTTCCTAAGAGCAAATCTCCTTCGCCCACTATAAGCTTTGGTATCTTTGCCGTTTTTAATACTTCTATTAAGATTTTATTGCCATAAACAATAATGTCGGCCCGTTCGGGCAAAAGCCCCGGTACCATTTTTCGCTCCTCTAAAGGAAGGCTTTCTAAAAAATTGTGAAGCTCAATAAGCCTACTTAAAGACAATACGTGGCCTTCTACTTTTTGCGGGTCATACTGTTCCAGGCGTAAATCAATAGCTGCTAAACTCGTCGCCGTCCCCCCTACTGCCACTAGCGGTTCTTTTAGATAAGAACTTATTTTTTGCACAAATTCCCGGAGGGTATGAAGTAGCAGGAACTTATCAGAAGCCTCCATTAACCTTACTGCGCCAACCGGCAAGCTTTGAAACCTAGTCTTCCCTTCTTCCTGCCAGATAAACTCAATACTGCCTCCCCCTAAGTCTAAAACCGAAGGTTCCTTTAAGAAAGATAGAGCATACCTTACTCCCTGATAAGAATAATAAGCTTCCTCTTCCCCTGTTAAAATTTCAAGGTTAGTACCACAAGCTTCCTTTACTTTCCGGACAAAAACCTCTTGATTTTTGGCATCCCGGGCAGCACTGGTGGCCAATATTACGATTTCATCGGTAAAACACCGGGCTTTTTCGATAAATTCTAAAACTGCCCGGAGGGTCCGCTCCATTGCTTCTTCTTTTAAATAACCAGAATTTATCCCTTCCCCTAAACGGGTGGTTTTTAAATCCCGATATTGCTCAACCAATTGACCATTTTTGAAGTATCCAACTAATATCCTTACCGAATTAGTACCAATATCAATTACCGCTGGCATTTGATCCCTGTCCCTTCTTTTCAATCACTATTACTTTTTCTCCAGGTTTTACAAAGCCCATTTCCCGGGCCCTGGCTTCCAGGTATGAACTATTTTTAAGCCTTTTGATATCGGCCAGTAACTTCTCGTTGTCCAGTTTCAGTTCATAAACTTCGTCAGAAAGGTCTTTTACTTCCCGGTGCATGATATAAAGTTTTTGTACTTCCAGACCAAAACTTACCATGATATATAAAAGAAATAGCAGAATAACCGTTGACCAAAAAGATTTTTTCCCTTTATATTTACCCTTTCCGGCAGAATATCGCGACATTATTAATCCTCCCCTTCTTCACCGGGATCGAAAAGCCCTAAATGATCGCCCGGAATCACAATTACTACTTGATATCCTTTGCTTTTTGCTCGATTGTAAAGTGTCGCCACCGAACTTACATTAATTTTGAGCTTTTTGGCTATTTGCTCATTGCTATGTCCCATTTCTTTTAACACTACCACTTGCCGTTCCCGAAAACTTAATTTTTCTGCTCCCCGAATCTCAATTTGCATTTATCTTCACCTTATATACAATTTATCCACAGCTTATTAACACTTGTGGACAACTTTTGGACAAGTTATGGACAAAATGTGGACAAAATCTTAATAATTCTATTCGCCTTTATTTTCGTTTTTCCTCTCGAACTGGTGTTTTGTTTAAAATAAAATAATATAAAACTATTCCGGTAATTATTCCCAGAAAGCCATAACTTCTTACTTCCCCCTGGGCTAAAAAAAGAAAATACCCCACAAGAAAACTTCCCACCAAAAGAAAATAAAATATATCCCCGATAAAATAGGGAAGGAACTTTTTCTTTCGCCGGTATTTACGTTTTAATAAACGATTTTCCAAAAAATAAAGGCCGCAAAAGAAAAACCCCAGAGCTACGGCCACGAAAAATAAAATAATTTCCCGTAAAGGAGTTTCTAACGAAACAGGCGCTCCCAAACCCCTTTGCCCCTTTCTTTAGCTTTAGGTCCTTCTTCGGGATAGGAAAATTCTTTTAAAAAGCCTTCTACTGTGAGGTTTCCTGACTCCAGATTTAGCTCCGTAATAAAAAGGCCTTCTCCCTTTAGCACGATAAAACCCTGTACACTTTCTACCAATATCTCCTCATCATTAAAACTTAAAACCTGCTTTATTCCAGTGAGAATTATCGTTTTGCGGTCCCGGATTTCCACTTTATGTTTAACAGTCTCGTCCATGTTTTCTCCCCCCTTCGGCCTTATAAAATAATATGCGGGCACAACCGAAGTTATGCCCGCCAATTTTACCGCCAAAGTTTTTTAATCTCAATATCTTTATAGTAAAACCCGATAATATCCTCGGGAG
It contains:
- a CDS encoding Ppx/GppA phosphatase family protein — translated: MPAVIDIGTNSVRILVGYFKNGQLVEQYRDLKTTRLGEGINSGYLKEEAMERTLRAVLEFIEKARCFTDEIVILATSAARDAKNQEVFVRKVKEACGTNLEILTGEEEAYYSYQGVRYALSFLKEPSVLDLGGGSIEFIWQEEGKTRFQSLPVGAVRLMEASDKFLLLHTLREFVQKISSYLKEPLVAVGGTATSLAAIDLRLEQYDPQKVEGHVLSLSRLIELHNFLESLPLEERKMVPGLLPERADIIVYGNKILIEVLKTAKIPKLIVGEGDLLLGRLREMMVSKENKV
- a CDS encoding FtsB family cell division protein — its product is MSRYSAGKGKYKGKKSFWSTVILLFLLYIMVSFGLEVQKLYIMHREVKDLSDEVYELKLDNEKLLADIKRLKNSSYLEARAREMGFVKPGEKVIVIEKKGQGSNASGN
- a CDS encoding sigma factor-like helix-turn-helix DNA-binding protein, with the translated sequence MQIEIRGAEKLSFRERQVVVLKEMGHSNEQIAKKLKINVSSVATLYNRAKSKGYQVVIVIPGDHLGLFDPGEEGED
- the yabQ gene encoding spore cortex biosynthesis protein YabQ, coding for MGAPVSLETPLREIILFFVAVALGFFFCGLYFLENRLLKRKYRRKKKFLPYFIGDIFYFLLVGSFLVGYFLFLAQGEVRSYGFLGIITGIVLYYFILNKTPVREEKRK
- the yabP gene encoding sporulation protein YabP, with the translated sequence MDETVKHKVEIRDRKTIILTGIKQVLSFNDEEILVESVQGFIVLKGEGLFITELNLESGNLTVEGFLKEFSYPEEGPKAKERGKGVWERLFR